The following are from one region of the Periophthalmus magnuspinnatus isolate fPerMag1 chromosome 5, fPerMag1.2.pri, whole genome shotgun sequence genome:
- the ssu72 gene encoding RNA polymerase II subunit A C-terminal domain phosphatase SSU72, with product MPSHPLRVAVVCSSNQNRSMEAHNILSKRGFDVRSFGTGSHVKLPGPAPDKPNVYDFKTTYEQMYNDLVRKDKELYTQNGILHMLDRNKRIKSKPERFQNCKDKFDLIITCEERVYDQVLEDFNSKEEELSQPVHVINVDIQDNHEEATLGAFLICELCQCLQHTDDMENEIDELLQDLEDKSKRTFLHTVCFY from the exons ATGCCGAGCCACCCTCTTCGTGTTGCGGTGGTGTGCTCTAGCAACCAGAACCGCAGTATGGAGGCTCACAATATCCTCAG TAAACGAGGGTTTGATGTCCGTTCATTTGGGACAGGGTCACATGTGAAGTTGCCTGGCCCTGCACCGGATAAGCCAAATGTGTACGACTTCAAAACTACATACGAACAGATGTACAACGACTTGGTCCGAAAGGATAAGGAACT ATATACACAGAATGGTATTCTTCATATGTTAGACCGCAACAAACGCATCAAATCAAAGCCTGAGCGCTTCCAAAACTGCAAGGACAAGTTTGACCTTATCATCACCTGTGAGGAGAGGGTGTATGACCAAGTACTAGAGG ATTTTAACTCAAAAGAGGAAGAGTTGTCACAGCCTGTGCACGTCATCAATGTAGATATTCAAGATAACCATGAAGAAGCTACATTGGGAGCCTTCCTCATTTGTGAACTGTGtcaatgt CTTCAGCACACGGATGACATGGAGAATGAAATTGACgaactcctacaagatttggaAGATAAGAGTAAAAGGACTTTCTTACACACTGTGTGCTTCTACTGA
- the fndc10 gene encoding fibronectin type III domain-containing protein 10, giving the protein MKRGHGQPLLALWALFLHCTSQQTASSSSSSQVSTRVHMETPPSKTPQIENSFRNDSQILRRPAAGPEEPLDHMLFNTSRATVMPERSPRSQSRRSEDGVSPLCAYRVIEGGVGGQVCFRHTLPEYKCQKGQCRTAVSSGNLVANILINGSVLLQWTQVGQSTLNKGNKTNGQNISKDHGTNVITSPSVVSGRRHRRGGFELSCWWNGSYTQFECTGVQLAHGCRDYLLTELHENIPYRFCLHSLDRPRAQVRDCVEFTLPPSGMQDIVIAMTTVGGAICVMLVIICLLVAYITENIMSPTTTHTYSYRSHSCH; this is encoded by the coding sequence ATGAAGCGGGGACACGGACAGCCTCTGCTCGCCTTGTGGGCATTGTTTCTACACTGCACATCACAGCAGACAgcatcttcatcctcctcctcacaggTGAGCACCAGGGTTCATATGGAGACACCCCCGAGCAAGACTCCGCAAATTGAAAACAGCTTTAGGAATGACAGCCAGATCCTCAGAAGGCCAGCTGCAGGACCAGAAGAGCCATTAGACCACATGCTTTTTAACACCAGCAGAGCTACTGTGATGCCTGAGCGGTCACCAAGGTCTCAGAGCAGGAGATCAGAGGATGGGGTCTCGCCTCTATGCGCCTATCGTGTGATTGAAGGGGGTGTTGGTGGGCAAGTCTGCTTTCGACACACACTGCCAGAGTATAAGTGCCAGAAAGGACAATGCAGGACAGCGGTGTCCTCTGGAAATTTAGTGGCAAATATTCTCATAAATGGCAGTGTACTGTTACAGTGGACACAGGTAGGACAGTCCACATTGAATAAAGGCAATAAGACAAATGGTCAGAACATAAGCAAAGATCATGGGACAAATGTAATAACTTCTCCCAGCGTTGTGAGTGGGAGGCGTCACAGAAGAGGGGGCTTTGAACTGAGTTGTTGGTGGAATGGGAGTTACACTCAGTTTGAATGCACTGGGGTGCAGCTGGCTCACGGCTGCAGAGACTACCTGTTGACGGAGCTACACGAGAACATCCCCTATCGCTTCTGCCTGCACTCCCTGGACAGGCCCAGGGCCCAGGTGCGGGACTGTGTTGAGTTCACCCTGCCCCCGTCCGGGATGCAGGATATAGTCATAGCTATGACAACTGTGGGAGGGGCCATTTGTGTAATGCTGGTTATCATTTGTTTACTGGTTGCATATATAACAGAAAACATTATGAGCCcaaccacaacacacacatattcatatcGCAGCCATTCGTGCCACTGA